From one Luteolibacter sp. SL250 genomic stretch:
- a CDS encoding PVC-type heme-binding CxxCH protein, translating to MKSAPFVAAVLALFSTGVSTAVEVKKVLFFSKSSGFEHSVIRHTDGKPSHVENVLAEIGKAHGIEFTCTKDGGIFTKEGLAPFDAVFFYTTGDLTKPGNDGQPPMPADGKQVLIDFISSGKGFIGTHSATDTFHSAGDRYTNNHECDPYICMLGGEFITHGSQQEATLTVASPAFPGMAAAGGGFRIMEEWYAMKNFAPDLHVLLVQQTADMTGNKKGNPYDRPPFPAAWARTQGKGRVYYTSLGHKPGTWTNPIFQGMLVGALNWTTGRVDADVTPNITKVTPGFATNGPPSKTTAEIEAGEDADGGMTETAPSGVAGLVVTASGHQGGARPNPPENAIDGKPETYWAAKGLEFPQWLQVDFGKPVKLGISRITWTSAKHRFHYRIEGSDDGKQWKMIFDGTANTRIKVMEDKLEGMARYLRVTLVGVADGIPGKVRPGISGWEFPGMVMPAKAKPATAVAKVSISPEKEKELLAETRIPDGYEATIFAAPPMINYPTFIATAPDGTVFVSCDKNGAGGRKPHQGRIVRLRDTDGDGRADKATDFVADIDTPRGLVWDHDRLYVMHPPHLSVFIDKDGDGVSDEHKILVKNIGWGFKDRSGDHASDGLEMGIDGWLYGSVGDFGFFQAEGADGKKVTLRGGGVIRVRPDGTGLEIHSRGTRNVYAVAVDPLLNVYGRDNNNDGSWGVLLHHFTGMDQRGYPSLFLNFPEDVLPPMADYVTGSGSGAFYLDEPGVPEKHRGLFTCDWGKSFVYHHPLTPSGATFKAGQEEFIGVPRTIDMKADASSNLYVASWRGAIFNYSGEDVGYIARVKRGGYQAQALPDFAEAGPRELLALLGSDSHRRRIEAQRALVRGGGAVRLAAPLAALAGNAKQPLAVRVAAVFALKQALGEESHSGLAALASDAEIRPFVIRALTDDLGKMKQVPVSTLLTALDDELPRTRLEAARALGRLGDLSQAGSIAARLIEKDPVVLHTVVRVLDELRADDACFAMLSRRDLQPSAHAAALRVVRGHHQPEVVGNVIGLLEKEKDTARRRDLLSALCRLHSRETEWKGNGWGLAPDTTGPYFLPEAWAETPRITAVLKQEVLAAKGDEAAFLIGELNRHQIHLEEAVASILKLAEDDARHIPAAVDMLARGTTVPEQGTPILVRAALDKKSSDDVRGDAVVALSRTTSAEGCLASLEVFADFEKKPRGERLRSRPFKRAKEAFFSSQALPSHTALLIRTALGSGDGTPAWADAALLKVSAGSAEARGHIDDSWKSPAGRVRILSAITVSMDRGAKDRVLSALADPDKAVATAAAVAAKALKLDPKATPSALIGTLKQEAVLRTMAKMKGDPELGEQLFTQQGCMACHTVNAGDALRAGPYLGGTAGVYRKDELAEMILNPSKSLAQGYEPHQITTKDGGVHLGFIETADKEKLVVRDMAMQRKDIRAGDVTENLALETSLMPPGLVDSLTEKELAALLAYLESLAAH from the coding sequence ATGAAATCCGCCCCATTTGTCGCGGCAGTCCTCGCTTTGTTCTCCACCGGTGTTTCGACCGCCGTGGAGGTGAAGAAGGTGCTGTTTTTTTCGAAATCCTCCGGCTTCGAGCATTCCGTCATCCGCCACACCGACGGCAAGCCGAGCCACGTGGAGAACGTGCTGGCGGAGATCGGAAAGGCGCATGGCATCGAGTTCACCTGCACGAAGGACGGCGGGATTTTCACCAAGGAAGGGTTGGCCCCATTTGATGCGGTCTTCTTCTACACGACGGGGGATCTCACGAAGCCGGGGAATGACGGCCAGCCACCGATGCCGGCGGACGGAAAGCAGGTGCTGATCGATTTCATCAGCTCCGGCAAAGGCTTCATCGGCACACACAGCGCGACGGATACCTTCCACAGCGCGGGAGACCGCTACACGAACAACCACGAGTGTGATCCGTATATCTGCATGCTCGGCGGGGAGTTCATCACCCATGGCTCCCAGCAGGAGGCGACGCTCACAGTGGCCAGCCCCGCGTTTCCCGGCATGGCTGCGGCGGGCGGGGGCTTCAGGATCATGGAGGAGTGGTATGCGATGAAAAACTTCGCGCCGGATCTCCATGTGCTGCTGGTCCAGCAGACGGCGGACATGACGGGAAACAAGAAAGGAAATCCGTATGACAGGCCGCCATTTCCCGCGGCATGGGCGCGGACGCAGGGGAAGGGGCGCGTCTATTACACCTCGCTCGGCCATAAGCCGGGCACGTGGACGAACCCGATCTTCCAAGGCATGCTGGTGGGGGCGCTGAACTGGACCACCGGCAGGGTGGATGCGGATGTGACGCCGAACATCACGAAGGTCACGCCCGGCTTTGCGACGAACGGACCACCTTCAAAGACTACGGCGGAGATCGAAGCAGGTGAGGATGCGGACGGGGGGATGACGGAGACTGCTCCGTCAGGGGTGGCCGGGCTGGTGGTGACCGCGTCCGGCCACCAGGGAGGTGCCCGTCCGAACCCGCCGGAGAATGCCATCGACGGGAAGCCGGAAACCTATTGGGCGGCGAAGGGACTGGAGTTCCCCCAGTGGCTGCAGGTGGATTTCGGGAAGCCGGTGAAGCTGGGGATCAGCCGCATCACATGGACCTCCGCGAAGCATCGTTTCCACTATCGGATCGAGGGATCGGATGATGGAAAGCAGTGGAAGATGATCTTCGATGGGACCGCGAACACGCGGATCAAGGTGATGGAGGACAAGCTGGAGGGAATGGCCAGGTATCTCCGTGTGACCCTTGTCGGTGTGGCGGATGGGATTCCCGGAAAGGTCCGCCCCGGCATCTCCGGATGGGAGTTTCCCGGCATGGTGATGCCGGCGAAGGCGAAGCCTGCTACCGCCGTGGCCAAGGTATCCATTTCCCCGGAAAAGGAAAAAGAGCTGCTGGCTGAGACACGCATTCCGGACGGCTATGAGGCGACGATTTTCGCCGCGCCGCCGATGATCAACTACCCGACGTTCATCGCGACGGCTCCGGATGGCACGGTCTTCGTCTCCTGCGACAAGAACGGCGCGGGCGGCAGGAAGCCGCATCAGGGGCGGATCGTCCGGCTGCGGGATACGGACGGCGATGGCCGGGCGGACAAGGCGACGGATTTCGTAGCGGACATCGACACGCCGCGCGGCCTTGTATGGGACCATGACAGGCTCTACGTCATGCACCCGCCGCACCTCAGCGTCTTCATCGACAAGGACGGCGATGGTGTTTCCGATGAGCACAAGATCCTGGTGAAGAACATCGGCTGGGGATTCAAGGATCGGTCGGGCGACCATGCTTCGGATGGCCTGGAAATGGGCATCGACGGCTGGCTCTACGGATCGGTCGGTGATTTCGGATTCTTCCAGGCTGAGGGTGCGGATGGAAAAAAGGTCACTCTGCGCGGCGGCGGCGTCATCCGGGTGAGGCCGGATGGAACGGGACTGGAGATCCATTCGCGGGGCACGCGGAATGTCTATGCGGTGGCGGTGGATCCGCTGCTGAATGTCTATGGCCGCGACAACAACAACGACGGTAGCTGGGGTGTCCTGCTCCATCATTTCACCGGCATGGACCAACGTGGCTATCCGTCGCTGTTCCTGAACTTCCCGGAAGATGTCCTGCCGCCGATGGCGGACTATGTCACCGGCTCCGGCAGTGGTGCTTTCTATCTCGATGAACCGGGCGTCCCGGAGAAGCACCGTGGTCTGTTCACCTGCGACTGGGGTAAGAGTTTCGTCTATCATCACCCGCTGACGCCATCCGGTGCCACATTCAAGGCAGGCCAGGAGGAGTTCATCGGCGTGCCGCGCACCATCGACATGAAGGCGGACGCTTCCAGCAACCTCTACGTGGCGAGCTGGCGCGGCGCGATCTTCAACTACTCCGGCGAGGACGTCGGTTACATCGCACGGGTGAAGCGTGGCGGCTATCAGGCGCAAGCCTTGCCGGACTTTGCGGAGGCGGGGCCACGGGAACTGCTGGCCCTGCTCGGCTCGGATAGCCATCGCCGCCGCATCGAGGCGCAGCGTGCGCTCGTCCGTGGCGGGGGCGCGGTCCGCCTGGCGGCGCCACTCGCCGCGCTGGCTGGAAATGCCAAACAACCGCTTGCGGTGCGGGTGGCGGCGGTTTTCGCCCTGAAGCAGGCGCTCGGTGAGGAATCACATTCCGGGCTGGCGGCACTGGCGTCTGACGCGGAGATCCGGCCCTTTGTCATCCGTGCGCTGACAGATGATCTTGGCAAAATGAAGCAGGTGCCGGTTTCCACACTGCTGACCGCGCTGGACGACGAACTGCCGCGCACCCGTCTGGAAGCCGCCCGCGCCCTGGGTCGTCTGGGGGATCTTTCACAGGCTGGATCCATCGCCGCACGCCTCATTGAGAAGGATCCGGTGGTGCTGCACACCGTCGTGCGGGTGCTGGATGAACTGCGGGCGGACGATGCCTGCTTCGCGATGCTGTCACGCCGCGACCTCCAGCCCTCCGCCCATGCCGCCGCGCTGCGGGTCGTGCGCGGCCACCATCAGCCGGAGGTTGTGGGGAATGTCATAGGCCTCCTGGAAAAGGAAAAGGATACTGCCCGCCGCAGGGATCTGCTTTCCGCTCTCTGCCGCCTTCATTCCCGTGAAACGGAATGGAAAGGGAATGGCTGGGGATTGGCACCGGATACTACGGGACCGTATTTCCTGCCGGAAGCCTGGGCGGAGACTCCGCGCATCACGGCGGTGCTGAAACAGGAAGTCCTCGCCGCGAAGGGCGACGAAGCCGCCTTCCTCATCGGTGAGCTGAATCGCCACCAGATCCATCTGGAGGAAGCGGTAGCATCCATCCTGAAACTGGCGGAGGACGACGCGCGCCACATCCCGGCGGCGGTGGACATGCTGGCACGCGGCACCACCGTGCCGGAGCAGGGGACACCCATCTTGGTCCGCGCCGCCCTCGACAAGAAATCATCCGATGACGTTCGCGGGGATGCGGTCGTCGCGCTGTCCCGCACCACCAGCGCGGAAGGTTGCCTCGCCAGCCTGGAAGTCTTCGCCGACTTCGAGAAAAAGCCGCGCGGCGAACGTCTTCGCAGCCGCCCGTTCAAGCGGGCAAAGGAAGCTTTCTTCAGCTCGCAGGCACTCCCGTCGCACACGGCCCTGCTCATCCGGACGGCCCTGGGATCCGGGGATGGCACTCCCGCATGGGCGGACGCGGCTTTGCTGAAAGTATCCGCCGGTTCCGCCGAGGCACGTGGCCACATCGATGACTCCTGGAAGTCTCCCGCCGGTCGTGTGCGCATCCTTTCCGCCATCACCGTGTCCATGGACCGTGGCGCGAAGGACAGGGTGCTTTCCGCGCTGGCGGATCCGGACAAGGCGGTGGCCACGGCGGCGGCCGTCGCGGCAAAGGCGCTCAAGCTGGACCCCAAAGCGACGCCATCCGCGCTCATCGGCACGCTCAAGCAGGAGGCCGTGCTACGCACAATGGCGAAGATGAAGGGCGACCCGGAGCTGGGTGAGCAACTCTTCACCCAGCAGGGCTGCATGGCATGCCATACGGTGAACGCGGGCGACGCCCTGCGTGCCGGACCTTACCTCGGAGGCACCGCCGGGGTCTATCGCAAGGACGAGCTGGCGGAAATGATCCTCAATCCGTCGAAGTCACTCGCCCAGGGATACGAGCCGCACCAGATCACCACGAAAGATGGCGGTGTCCATCTCGGCTTCATCGAAACGGCGGACAAGGAGAAACTCGTCGTCCGCGACATGGCGATGCAGAGGAAGGATATCCGCGCGGGCGATGTCACGGAGAACCTCGCGCTGGAAACCTCGCTGATGCCACCGGGACTGGTGGACAGCCTCACCGAGAAGGAACTGGCCGCCCTCCTGGCCTACCTCGAATCCCTCGCCGCCCATTGA
- a CDS encoding FecR family protein, translating into MNPAGEFELLLAAVLHGEASPAQLERLRELMRSDASLRAEYVAQMRAHALLRWSAGTATPEESPAAAVVAFPQRRWGRWLAGVAAVGLLGFFLSPRPAEKPQPPAMVKLEVLEASQQGGVGGGSIPITTGMELSVSELQMPEGSFRFRLGSGVVVGVTGPAELQFFNAMHLRVIRGKVTADVGEEGKGFIVDTAQTRVVDLGTRFGVDVAESGHTDVVVFQGEVELYDADRKSGAARPTSVSRLVEGEAVRVNVAKEVSRISSVSSGPVGDDEWSTSGMGDGLSTISAVHDNLHNPKSNFYYRILRGGMREDARAFIAKRHEWNGLDEEGLPDWLVGADLVQTFPAGDRNGTLQLTVTTTMPAELYVIVDSRVPAPTWLADAFQDTGERIGLENAPLPDSGIDTGKGPGGGNLAPFAVWKRVLPQAGDYVLGPPPLGPEDRPHWMYGIAARKF; encoded by the coding sequence ATGAATCCGGCAGGTGAATTTGAACTGTTGCTGGCCGCGGTGCTTCATGGGGAAGCGTCTCCGGCGCAGTTGGAACGGCTCCGGGAGCTGATGCGTTCGGATGCCTCGCTGCGTGCGGAGTATGTCGCGCAGATGCGGGCCCATGCCCTCCTCCGGTGGAGCGCGGGAACCGCAACCCCGGAGGAAAGTCCCGCGGCGGCGGTGGTGGCATTTCCACAGCGCCGTTGGGGTAGATGGCTGGCGGGCGTTGCTGCGGTGGGTTTGCTGGGGTTCTTCCTCTCTCCCCGGCCTGCGGAAAAGCCGCAACCTCCCGCCATGGTGAAGCTGGAAGTGCTGGAGGCATCCCAGCAGGGTGGGGTGGGGGGAGGGTCCATCCCCATCACCACGGGTATGGAACTTTCGGTGAGTGAACTGCAGATGCCGGAGGGATCGTTCCGCTTCCGCCTGGGATCGGGCGTGGTGGTCGGTGTCACGGGGCCGGCTGAGCTGCAGTTTTTCAACGCCATGCACCTGCGCGTGATCCGCGGAAAGGTCACGGCGGATGTGGGTGAAGAAGGCAAGGGCTTCATCGTGGACACCGCCCAGACGCGGGTGGTGGATCTGGGTACACGCTTCGGCGTGGATGTTGCGGAATCCGGGCATACCGATGTGGTGGTGTTCCAGGGGGAGGTGGAGCTATATGATGCCGACCGCAAAAGCGGGGCTGCCCGGCCAACCTCCGTCAGCCGCCTGGTGGAAGGAGAGGCGGTGCGGGTGAACGTGGCGAAGGAGGTGAGCCGCATCTCCAGTGTCTCCTCCGGTCCGGTGGGCGATGATGAATGGTCCACCAGTGGTATGGGCGATGGTCTGTCCACCATTTCCGCGGTGCATGACAATCTCCACAACCCGAAGTCGAACTTCTACTACCGCATCCTCCGTGGAGGGATGCGGGAGGATGCCCGGGCATTCATCGCGAAGCGCCATGAATGGAATGGTCTGGATGAAGAGGGCCTGCCCGACTGGCTGGTGGGGGCGGATCTGGTGCAGACCTTTCCGGCCGGCGACCGCAACGGAACCCTGCAACTCACGGTGACCACCACCATGCCCGCCGAACTCTATGTGATCGTGGACAGCCGCGTGCCCGCGCCCACCTGGCTGGCGGACGCGTTCCAGGACACAGGAGAGCGGATCGGTCTGGAGAACGCGCCGCTGCCGGACAGCGGGATCGATACGGGGAAAGGGCCGGGGGGGGGGAATCTCGCGCCATTCGCGGTCTGGAAACGGGTCCTCCCCCAAGCGGGTGACTATGTCCTCGGACCGCCGCCGCTGGGGCCGGAGGACCGCCCGCACTGGATGTATGGCATCGCCGCCCGGAAATTCTGA
- a CDS encoding sigma-70 family RNA polymerase sigma factor, whose protein sequence is MAVDSSNRGHTPAFVGHLTGCQSALYAFICALLGGAEGAGDVLQETNIVLWNKAADYDPARPFLPWAYTFARFQVLAWRKKQSRDRLVLDDDLLDRVADDFVALDVTAEKQLEALEGCLSKLPPPQRELLDSRYTKGEPVNEIAVRMGRDENVVSASLYRIRKTLMRCVESTLGQEARS, encoded by the coding sequence ATGGCTGTCGATTCTTCCAACCGGGGGCACACCCCAGCGTTCGTCGGGCATCTCACGGGATGCCAGAGTGCGCTGTATGCATTCATCTGCGCGCTGCTGGGAGGTGCGGAGGGAGCGGGGGACGTCCTGCAGGAGACGAACATCGTGCTCTGGAACAAGGCGGCTGACTATGATCCCGCCCGCCCTTTCCTGCCGTGGGCCTACACATTCGCGCGGTTCCAGGTCCTGGCGTGGCGGAAGAAACAGTCGCGGGACCGGCTTGTTCTGGATGATGACCTGCTGGACCGTGTGGCGGATGACTTCGTGGCGCTGGATGTGACGGCGGAAAAGCAACTGGAGGCGCTGGAGGGATGTCTCTCAAAGCTGCCTCCGCCCCAGCGGGAACTGCTGGATTCCCGTTACACGAAAGGGGAGCCGGTCAATGAGATCGCGGTGCGGATGGGACGGGATGAGAACGTGGTTTCCGCAAGTCTCTACCGCATCCGGAAAACGCTGATGAGGTGCGTCGAAAGCACCCTTGGACAGGAGGCCCGCTCATGA
- a CDS encoding alpha/beta hydrolase family protein produces MNENPDAEGNTTRRDFLKSSTGILGGIPAWLGASSLLPPDQARAASTAAAQQEKSIIGNYGNWASSLRPAIPSLSFRHDRWKDLESWRKAAREKTWELLSPPVLEKPEAVVDRSYTYEGLTVEELSWQLPYGRRTQAILLKPEGAREPLPGILALHDHGGNKYFGTRKITRTSAEAHPLQIEHQKKYYSGMAWANEVARRGHVVLVHDTFAFGSRRVHYGDMEGIPWGPLNVAGKSDADPEDGANIAAYNTWAAEHENVMAKSLFCAGTTWPGVTLAEDRAALDVLSARADVDPDKIGCGGLSGGGLRTVYLTGLDDRIKCAVCIGFMSTWDDFLLHKAYTHTWMIYCPLLSNFLDFPEILGIRPSVPVMVLNNSQDQLFTLEQMKKADSILRDIYTKADAADRYRSGYHEGHHKFDLPMQEEAFGWFARWLA; encoded by the coding sequence ATGAACGAGAACCCTGATGCAGAAGGAAACACCACCCGCCGCGACTTTCTGAAAAGTTCCACGGGGATCCTGGGCGGCATTCCCGCATGGCTGGGCGCATCATCGCTTCTGCCGCCGGATCAAGCCCGTGCGGCCTCCACCGCCGCCGCCCAGCAGGAGAAAAGCATCATCGGAAACTACGGTAACTGGGCTTCATCGCTGCGTCCCGCCATACCTTCCCTTTCTTTCCGTCATGACAGATGGAAAGACCTGGAATCCTGGCGGAAGGCGGCGCGGGAAAAGACCTGGGAACTGCTTTCACCTCCGGTGCTGGAAAAACCGGAGGCGGTGGTGGACAGATCCTACACCTATGAAGGCCTCACCGTCGAGGAACTGAGCTGGCAGTTGCCCTATGGCAGGCGCACCCAGGCAATCCTCCTCAAACCCGAAGGTGCCAGGGAACCGCTGCCGGGCATCCTCGCGCTGCACGATCATGGCGGGAACAAGTACTTCGGCACGAGGAAGATCACCCGGACCTCCGCTGAAGCGCATCCGCTGCAGATCGAGCACCAGAAGAAATACTACAGCGGAATGGCGTGGGCGAACGAGGTCGCCAGACGCGGCCATGTCGTGCTGGTCCATGACACCTTCGCCTTCGGCAGCCGACGGGTCCACTACGGGGATATGGAAGGCATTCCATGGGGTCCCCTCAATGTGGCGGGAAAGTCGGACGCTGATCCTGAGGACGGCGCGAACATCGCCGCCTACAACACATGGGCCGCCGAACATGAAAATGTCATGGCCAAGTCGCTGTTCTGCGCCGGCACGACCTGGCCGGGCGTGACCCTCGCGGAAGACAGGGCCGCCCTCGACGTGCTGTCTGCCCGCGCGGATGTGGACCCGGACAAGATCGGCTGCGGGGGACTTTCCGGCGGTGGGCTGAGAACCGTCTATCTCACCGGCCTCGACGACCGGATCAAGTGCGCCGTCTGCATCGGTTTCATGTCCACCTGGGATGACTTCCTGTTGCACAAGGCATACACCCATACGTGGATGATCTACTGCCCCCTGTTGTCCAATTTCCTCGATTTCCCGGAGATCCTGGGCATCCGCCCTTCCGTCCCGGTCATGGTTCTGAACAACAGCCAGGACCAGCTCTTCACCTTGGAACAGATGAAGAAGGCGGACTCCATCCTGCGGGACATCTACACGAAGGCGGACGCCGCTGACAGATACCGGTCGGGTTATCATGAGGGCCACCACAAGTTCGACCTCCCGATGCAGGAAGAGGCCTTCGGTTGGTTTGCCAGGTGGCTGGCATAA